DNA from Globicephala melas chromosome 5, mGloMel1.2, whole genome shotgun sequence:
TCAGCCTTTTCATGTTTTATCTCCAACAGTCAGTTGTCAAAGATACTGTGTCCCATGATGATAGAAGCAAAGATCTTCCTCAAAACAAACTGTAGGCTTTCTGTTTTGAGTCCCACATAATGAATGGTCAGACTCATTAATGTTTAATCATGTACCTCCAGATGAGAACACTCACTGGCTTAAGCTATACCTGTTGGTTGCCTGTAAGAGAAATTTGATTGACTCCTTTTCCTATCGGTCTATTTAGGCTTTTAAAGGGAAGGGAGAAACGTATTTCCCAGTGGGAGAAGGCCTGGATTCTCACACTAGCCAGGTGTTCAGGAGGTTTCAGGAGAAGCAATTCAGAGAAAGATGATCCCAAAAGGAGAATATTTCCCCAAAAGAGTACACCGTGGCAGAGAAGTGTCTaactttggtgggttttttttttttcacggagAGTACAGTTTTTAGCATCGTACCCTGTATTATATGTCCTTGATCCAGTGTCTTTTCAAGGTGAGTGGAGCATTTAGCTAGTGTGTGCCAAACTCCCCTGCCAACTATTTTATTTCAGTGGTCTTGATGAAGAGTTGGGTTGGTgtgattgaaattttttttctccagtttgcCAAGTACCATATCAAATTTCTTTAACTTAAATACATCTTTGATGCAAGGACACTCTTGAGAAAGCAGCCTTAAATGTATCCCTGGACCTATTTTTCAGGTTATCTAGTAGATACACTACTTTGCTTTCCTGCCCATCCTGAAGCGCAGCATGTCCTGTATCTGAACTCagtctttcctttcccctcttaAGGCGGCCGTGGGGGGGCGACACtaatgtaaaatggagatgagacCTATTTCCATAAGGTGGTTGTAAGGGTAAAGTGATCAgtgttttaagttatttttcatcCCCAGTGACTTAGTTTATGTTCTCTCACCTGAATTACTGCTATAGTTTCCTAATGTAGTTATCTACTCATACATCCTTTGTAGTAGGTATTCCTACAATTTGGAGGGTGAGGAGGGTCTTTGACATCccataaattaagtaaaattttgtGTGGGCATGTGTATTTGAGGGATAGAGGGTCAGTAGTTCATCAGGTTCTTAGAAGTCCTTGACCTTGTCACAAACAATGCTATATACATGTGTAGTAGTGAATGAAAAGGTGGAGAAATGGCAGAAACCAAATTTAGGATAGTCTTAACCTGTCAGGGAAAGGGAAGGGCATCTGGGGAGTACAGGAGAGATCTTCTGTTATATCTGCAAAACTTAAAATCTGAAAGAGGTATAGTAAAAATGTAATGTCAAGCTAGGTACACAGATACATGACTGCTTTTaggattaataatttaaaaagtcagtcaCTCCTAGTGTACTACTGCTAGTACATCAAAAAATCCAAATCTCATTTGTCTTACTCCTACTTAAAAACTATTCCTGCTTAAAAATCAGTGACTTCCCATTGGCTGTGGAATAGTCTTTGCCATAATATTCAAGACTCTCAAAAGATCCAGCCCTGATTAACCTTTCTAGCCACATCTGCTACTCCCTTACCGGTACCCTGTTGTGTCTCTGGTATACCAAACTACAAGCAAGTTTTTACAGCCTGTTTTCTTTCACACCCCTGGTTTTGAATTAGTTTCTCTACCTTGAATGCTTATCCTTCCATCAAGACCCAGTTCAAATGTCACTGTTTTAAACCCAGGCAAGGTTAGTGATAACCTTTTCAGGATTCACAAAGCAGTTGAATGCCTTTACTTTAAGCACTCAGGttgtttgaaatataattttttggttttgtattaTGTCTGCGCTTTTTTTTAGCTCAGTCTGTTGGGGGAGGCATTCATGTTCTATCTTTTCTATCTTGGTATTTTCAGACCTAACATACTTGACACCAAAAAAGGTAGtcttcatataaatgaataaatgctttGTTGGGTGTAACTTGAGCTGAtattacactttttattttagaaatggatTTAAGTTAATCTTTAGTTCCTATTATTGAAAGTTTAACTTTTTACTAGGTAAGCCACATGatttctccctgcttcctctagTTTCCTTTTGAGACTTtgcttcatttatatttcttacaTGTTTTACAGCAAGATTAAAGCAACACATTTCGTGGATTAAAATGTGTATAATTGGTAATGGGGCCCAGGTAGCACTCTGCTTAGAGTGGATCTCTCCTTACTCTGTGTTTGCTGCCCCCGCCCCTTGAAGAAAACTGGGGTGGTTAACAATCAAAGCAGTAACTGTAGGAATTAGAGCAAGCTACAACCTCAGGAACTGAAATTGTGTGTCTGTATGCCAAGTTAGTTCTTTATCTCTGCTGCCCAATGTGGCCTCTTTTTGTTTGGACTCACCATGTAATTTCAGGGCATATGCCTGCCAGTAGCTCTGGGTCACATCCTTACAGCTCCTgattagagaaggaaaaagtgTCCTTTCCAGCTTCAATTTGAAAATCTTGGGTAGGGATAGATGGAACAAAATTCTCTGATTACCCTTTCTGAGTAGTTGGTTAATGGTGGCTGACAGTCACCCCAACACTACAGTCATACCTGTGGAGTATGAGAAAAGCATTTCCAGGAAAGTAGGAGAAGAGGGTTTGAGTAGACAGTGGTGCATGGAAGAGCATCTGAGATGACTTATTATgctttttctcatatattttcacTGCTAAGATATTCTTATATCTTACTTGCTTCTGCTATGGACATAATAATGTCATGAGAATTAGTTGGCATCTTTGAGGTAAGTGCTGGTATatgatttaaaagatattttgattcttaaaattactttaggtcattttttaatgttgattttaaaGTCGATTTTGGTACATACTTGGCCGAATATTACATCTTTGAGTATTACTTAAGAGGTGTCTTAGTCACGGGGAACTTGGAAAATAAGGCATTTAGAAATTATCTGAGGGGAATAAGAGCCTGAAGTTATGGGAGTGAAGAGCTTAAATTCAGTGCTCTCTGAAATTGTACATTCACTGTAAAGGAGTGAAAATGTCAGCATATAGAGGCTGAGTGATTCAGAGATGTCCATGTGCAGGAAGACtcgttaaaaaatgttttcttagatttttcATAAAATGTGCAACTTCGAAGTAGGATGTTGATATATTCTAGGTCAGCTTTATAGATTCCTGAAGTTTATGTTGTTTCAGCATCACTTGGGTATTTTGTTAGACCACCCAtcattaaattactttttaatttaaaaatgctagATATTTTTCTTATCATTAACATAATGTAAAAGTGTGTAAGTACAGAAAACTACATAAATTTGGGGTAGATCCGTGTAAGAAACTCATTTTAGTAATATTTGAGTTCACATGCTTACCTGACAGTTTTAGGtagaaccatatgaaattgcagTTCAGAAATGGTCAAGTATTAGTAatttcatacaactcaataacatgGTTTCTTTAAAAGCCTATCCACAAATAGCCCTCGAATTGCTGACCTTGTATTATTAACATATATCATAGCATGAGCCATATAATTGTTAGAAGAGTATGTTATAGACAACTAAGCATAAAAAGTCATCACACaggcaaaagatttaaataagcTAAGGCTATAATAAGTACCCTATTTATAAagcagttttgcttttgtttagtAAACAAGTGATTTGAGTGCCTGTCTAGGAAATCTTGCCTTCAAGGTGGGTGTTCCACTTGCTGAGCACCTAATACATTATATGCCAGATAGTGTGCTGAAGTACTTTatcttattcattctttcaaaagtTCTGTAACAACAGGCATTTCTATTGTGTTTTAGAGATGCGGAAATAAGCCTAGGAAATAGTGGGTCTAAATTGGATTAAAAGTGAGACTCCAGACTGATGATCCATATTGAGGGAGGTGCATATTCATTGTCCTCATTTCATGATGCTATATTTGAGCATTTGAATTGTATGCGCAAGTTTGTGTTTGGTTTTAGTAGCATTTTTGAAAATTCACGTCTTTATTGTTGTGtaggaaaggggagagggtggTTTGGAACAGGTaagtttttaatcttaaaatagaCTTCTTTGGACCCTTATGTTCCGGCAGAGGAAGTTAGCCTGCATAAGTTAGCTTCTGGTGTATCTTTTTTTGCTGGATCATTTAAACAACAGAACTTGTTAAATAAGTTTTGGAACATGGAAAAAAGTTCTCTTCATATCAGTTAGACTATGCTCAATCCTTATCTGCAATAAAGTATATACCTTGAGATGGTATTGAAGTAGCTTGCCATTATAATAAAGTGGCTGATCATGGAATGCAAATAAATGCTTTATGAGAGTTGATCTGGCCTATGAAAAAGTCATTTGGATAGTTGATTAGTTCAAGCTGCCAGTATATTTTTTTTGCTCAAAAAACTATGATTCAGTTCTAAGCTAAAGCTGTACAtagtttcagtttctttcaactaGTTGCTTAACTCCGAGATAAGAGCTTCTGTAATTAGTACTGATCAGAATCTAAGTTTCTGGAATgaattttccccctttctttaaaTATGTTGAACAAATGAGGTATATTTACATGGGCAAGCATAAAAGTCTGATCTGATCTTCCAGTCGTCTTAAGATTGTGACTCCTGGGATTCCCTGGCTGCCTTGATAACCTTATAAGCAGTCATAGTTTGAGATTCAGAAGCAAATTGGCAAAGTGTATATCAAGGCACTCCTTTGTCccagttttgtttttgagatataACGTAATAGATGTgcaacataataatttgatatatgtatattgtaaaatgattaccccTCAAGGACAGTTCtgcattgatcttttttttttaatggagtgaATCTAGACTGATATTCCTGAACAATTGGCTGTTTTCTGAAGTGCATTATTTTGCCCAtagtaaaggcaaatatttgATCTGTCTTCCTGCAGTGTATTCCCTGCCTTTTTCTTAGAAGTCCATTATTATCTCAAAGGTCTATAAATCCCTGTACTGTAGGAATTTATATATAGGTGTATAGAGATAAAGctgtatcattaatttttttaaacttgtaaaGAAGCAACTCTGTTTTCTTACTAGATTACCCATATGGGTTATGCACAAGTCATGGAAGGGCTAAATTACACTTATGTTGGAAATATAAGGTCAAATGGAATTGTGGATACTGCTTGTTTTGCTTCTTAGCAAAAAAAGCACAGTGCTTTTCTACCTTGAGAGGAAGGTTTTTCCAGAGATATACTCAATGTTAAGTAAAAGATAAGGTTGCATTGAGGAATAAGGAGATCAAACCAAACGGGGTACTTACCTAGCCCCATGAGAgattttttaaggagaaaatttGGTCACTGGGTAGTGTGGTTCAGAAAAAGAGTATTTAAGACAGAGCCTCTGAGATGGTCTGAAAGCTCAGCAAATAACATGAATGTTGATAACTGCCCTAAGTTCTTAACCTAGGAAAGTGTCTGATTacaactttttcattttgtaagagGACAGCTTTTGTTCAtgtacaggcacacctcagagatattgagggtttggttccagaccacccaaataaagcaaatatcacaataaagcaagtcacatttatttcttccccagtgcatataaaagttaacGTTTAcaatactgtagtctattaagtgttcaataacattatgtctttaaaaatgtaccttaatttaaaaatactttattactaaaaaaacATCGTCTGGatcttcagcaagttgtaatctttcTTTACTGGTAgagggtttgaaatattacaGAAATTATCAAAATAGGATAcaaagacacaaagtgagcagGTGCTGTTAGGAAGATGGCACAGGTAGCCGCAGACCTTCCATTTGTTTtaacaaaacaacccccccccaaatcGCGTATCCGTGAAGCATGGGAAAACGAGGTGTATGCCTGCAGTAAAACTTCATagcgatgtgtgtgtgtgcttttatgAACCCCTAGCCGAGATGATTGTCTTGGTATGTGTCCATAAAATAACTGTGCCTAGTGTGTCCCAGAAACTGGACTGGGGttacttatgttttctttcctaataGAATGTATTGTTGATGTAAGTTGTGATTATATGTCCCTTAAAGAATAGTGTAAAAATAACTGGAAGCAGACGACTGTCTTTACTTGCTTGTGTTTTCTATTATGGTTACATGATCCAGCATTTTCTGTCTTGGTGTAGGAACTTAGTGATTTGGCCCGTGACCCTCCAGCACAATGTTCTGCAGGTCCAGTTGGGGATGATAGTAAGTAATTTTCAAGTTGATTTTTATGGTTAGTTTCAAAAAAGCTTGTGTATTTTTAGATAATAAcaagagtgttttctttttctagtgttTCATTGGCAAGCCACAATTATGGGACCTGTAAGTACTGAGAATTAAGTTTTTGCTTTTAATGAAAATCCAGCATTGATGTAgttagtaatttttaattaagcctttagctttattttattacattgtaATTTTATTTGAGATATGCCATAGTTGTTGCACTGATTTTGAAAGAAACAATTGGTCATTAGTTAAGTATACTGTAAGTGTCTGTCCCTGTGTTCAGGTTCTAGAGTATGTATAGCTTTTCTATGACCTATCAAATACCTCTTCCATTCTAATTTTCTTTCATAGCAATGTAAAGTATTGTCACAGAGCTTCCTGACTTATAGCCCATTAGTTTTCTGGCTGTACCATGATATTACTCAAAGATCTTACTCTCTTCTTGTAGCTGCCTAAAATCTAGCTTAAttgtattattttgatatttgagtTTTTATAGAACTTCAGTTTCAtgtaaaatttgaatatttttaggtAGATAGtgatactttgttttattttattttggccatgccatgcggcgtgtgggatcttagttccctgaccagggattgaacccgcgcctcccgcgttgggagtgtggagtcttaaccactgcaccgttAGGGAAGTCCTTAGAAAGTGATATTTTGAATACAGCAAAATTCCTTTCTATCCTGGGTAGATAAGAAACTGTATGTGCTGGATAATTGAATATTCAGAATTATGGATACCATCTAAGAGTTTCACAGAATTAGGGCACAGTAAAACATCCTGGGGTAAGACTGTATCTTGAACaatacttaacattttttttttgacgtggaaGGCACCTAAATTTCTGttctgaggggtgtgtgtgtgtgtgtgtgttactgaattttctgctttcttccccCTTTCGGTATTTTAATCTCAACATAACTGGCAGTAATGTACTAGGTGAGATAATGGTCAGTAAGTAGATATTTATAATTCTAAAAGAAGAAATGCCCTTGGAAAAAAAAGCTAGCCAGTGGGTGGGTTGGTTTAGTAAGTGTTTATTCAGCAGTTCTGATTGTAAATCACATAGAGGGGGGATATTTAGTTTAACAATTTGAGATGTGTCTGTGATTGAGATCCTAATGAAAAAACTACAGAGTCAGGGTTGTTTCCAGTTACCTCAAggtctatttttattgttttaagtgcTTGCTTTTGTCTAATTGGTGACAAAATTGTGATTCCCGcccagcccccgccccacccccccctTAAATACATATAGTTAAGTAACTCATGGCTTACCCAGCTTGGCCcatacaaagttttttttttttggccctgaccagggaccaaacccgtgccccctgcagcggaagcgtggagtcttaaccacttgaccaccagggaggtcctggcCCACACAGTGTTTTACATGTTGATAATCTTAACATAAAAACCCTCTCACTAGACCCTCCTTCTACAAGTGTGGGGTGGAGTAGCAGCTGCCTCCTTTCTTCAGGAAATGTGTGTCTGCCACAATTTCTACCAGGTCCACTTAGGCACTTAGAGTTGCAACTTCTAGAATTTTCCCATTATAGATCACCAATTTTCAAAGCAAGGAATTCAGTAAAATGCCTTGTCATATCTATACCAAATAAAGCTCATCTTTGATTCAGAGTGCTTTAAGATagtttcattataaaaattagttGTCTATACTAATAAAGCACAAAAGAGTTGGTAGTTAAGACTTAAAATTGGATGGTGTGCATAATAAACCAACTCTTTTAAATCCGTGTAATGTTTTTCTGCTTGACTTTTGAGACTtcgttattttatttattcctttccaaAAGGTAAGGAATGCACCTATAGTAAATCAAAGTGAAGCATAATTGAGGAGTTTGTTAGTAATTTTCCACAAAATAGAAGATTGCTTATCCTGAAGAATTTTTCAGCtgttaatttgcttttattttcaggaaacattttttatttatatgtatttcagATTATGGCTATGCTTTGCTAATTTTTTCAGCAACCTTTTAATATAAAGGAATAGCAGTTTTCTgcttttgaaaacaaatatttgattttCAGAACTATTTAAATATTCCCGATTAACAAgagcaaaaaatatatttataccatAACAGCATAGTTCTGCTTTAGTAACATTAGTCTCTGAAATGTACTTGATTTCTGAGGAGGTTAATTTTCACTGTTGGGTAATCTCAGGAGTGAGTCAAAAGTTATAAAAACTCACCCAAAATGCAGGTTTTAACTGCACGTTTTGTAAGTAAGCACCTAAGTTTAGATGCCAGCTTGTAAATGGTTAATCATTATCCTTACTATGAAGTGTATCAATGAAACAACCATGCTGTTTTGGCTTTTGACTGCATCTTTATGACAGAACGTCACAGTTTGATTAGGTAATATTATTTTGTTAGTATGCCTACCCTAAGTGGCATGCAGATGTGACCCAAAACAGTAGGGCTAGTGGTGGCATAACAATCCATAAATCGCAGATTTGCTGGAAGAATAAACGTTAACAAAATTACTTTTGCTTTGGAGTGCTTCTTAGGTCAAAGTGATGGCAGTGTCACAGAACTAAAGATTTCTGACCCTCTAAGGTGTGGATCGTCTAATTGAGGTTTCATGACAGAGTTACTATTGGATTTTGATGGATTATAGTAAGGAAGTCTTGATGGTTGAACAAAAATGCTTGGTTCTTAAAAACTACGTGCTAGCTTATTCTTTCCGAAGGCAAGATACTGCGGAAGCACAAATGCCAATAAAAACAAACCGTTGAAAGAAGGTGGCAGTGTTGCTTGTTATgtggtttttaaacttttgttggTTATTTTGTGCTATGTTAAGGGAAATTTCCATGAAGAATTGATGCAGTGAGGAGAAACTAACTTCCTTACATATTGTTTCTGATATTTATGTGCCTgacttttttaaattgtaaacgGAGCTGGCAGAAAGACATTGTTGAAATTATTTTGAGAACCACATTAACTTCCATCTAATCTATGATACATAGCCATAGAAGAAAGTACCGTATCTGTGAATAATGTAACTGTTGGCAGCCTGAGCAGAATCAGATACAAAAACAATCTGAAGTAAAATATTTGGTCCATCTGAAGTAAGATCTTGAACTAAAGCAGTGGGTATTGTTTTATTGTTACATAAGGGTGAATTTTtcaatttatgttgtttattatGTTTTTCCTGCAAAGGCTAATAATATGTGAAAACTCCTCTTCAGTACCTTACTCTTTTGCGGTctgcgggcctcttactatcgtggcctctcccgttgcggagcacaggctccggacgcgcaggctcggcagccatggctcacgggcccagccgctccgcggcatgtgggatcctcagaccgtggcacaaacccgtgtcccctgcatcggcaggcagactctcaaccactgcaccaccagcgaagcccaccCTCGttcatttttcataatagctATAACATTTCACTGTATCTCCCTTTACCAGACTGTAAGCTCATCAAGATAAGAAATTGTTCTGTGTCCCTTACATATACTTAGTAAATAGAACGGCGGAGTTAAAGTAATTCAActaatgtttaattattttacagAGGTCTGGGGATTAAATGAACTTACAGCGTCAGACCTGTGAAGGTTATTTGCCTCACAGAGTGGGCATATAAAAAGGCTCATATTAGTGCTGTATACATCCTTACTCAAATGGAGGGGAATAGGTGTTGGTAATAACTCAATTACTGCAAATTTTCAAACACGTCTTCAGGTTGGCTCTTTGCATATCCAGAGACAATTATgcaatctctttttttaaaaaaaatttgacctTAAAATCCTTGACTGGATCACCATCTTTTGTCATCATTCTTTGATCCGAGTCAAGCAGTGGTTTTCAGAAGACCTGAGTTTAAATCCTGTTTCTATCATGTACCAATTGTATACTTCACTAAGTTATTTCAAGTCCTATTTTACTCAACTCATAAAATGGGAACAacgtctttttccttttattggttaataaatgtaaaatactcgCAAGTTTCTCCCAAATGTTACTTCATACTAACATTGTATAATATTTACTTACTGAGGAGTTCTTCATACTCAAAATGGGCAGGACAGCTAAGGAGAAAAAGTAGTGCTATAGCTTAAAATTCCGTATTTTCTGTTGAAATGGACCAAACAAACATTCCACAGTTTTCCAGATCTAGTAATCCTGTGTATTGATTGGCTGTAGAGAACTCAGTATTGTGCTTTTGAAGAAAAAActtcatggtttttattttttaattaatttttttttttttttggctgcattgggtcttcgttgttgtgtgcggggtttctctagttgcagcgagcgggggctactcttcattgcggtgcgcgggcttctcattgtggtggctcctcttgttgcggagcacttgGCTCttaagcgcgtgggcttcagtagttgtggcgcagggacttagttgctccgcggcatgtgggatcttcctggaccagggctcgaacccgtgttccctgcattggcaggcagattcttaaacactgtgccaccaggcaagtcccaagaCTTCATggtttttaaatgagaattttgAGGAGCCAGTTGGGAactaaactttctttaaaaacatattctgTTTCTGTTCTACTTGTCCTACTGAAGGGAGTTGTTATGTTACCTACAAGACCTAACTTTTTGGTTTGCCAGTAACCAGAATAGCCTGTTGAGGTACAAAGCCATTTGTGTATATATGACTATCATTAGAAGAAATATTctacaaataaatgtaaacttatattttcaaattataactTGGTACATTATTATGTAGACTTTTATTGCTAAGTATACTTTGTGAGAATTGGGGTCTAGAACCTTGTGTTTCTgggttattttttctaaatttctttaacTTTCATAAAGTAGGATCTAAGTAAAGTAGGGTTCATTGTTCTATAGTAAATATTGTGATTTTTCATTAATACGGACTTCATTGTGGGATAATTTAGACTCTTGCAGTGTAAATAGGTAATTTTGCTTCATATTAGAGAAATGcttagaaaatagaaatgttaCATGAATTATCTAGCAGTAACATTTAAAATAGAGttaagcatatttttcttttcacagaaTGACAGCCCATATCAAGGTGGTGTATTCTTTTTGACAATTCATTTTCCTACAGACTACCCCTTCAAACCACCTAAGGCAAGTATTTCCCCTCCAAATTTGTGAGTATAGATTTGTGTTCTATTCcaaaaataagaatttctaaTTCTTAGAAATTAGGGTTCTGTGTAAGTCAAGGTTAAATTGATGTGAATGTATAGTGAATAAGAATAATTGAGGCTGAATGTATATATTGAGTTGAATCACTGATGTTGAATGCTGACTCTTAACCTTTAGTTAAAAGAGCAGCTGAATCTGGATTTGAACTTTGTAAGTGGAGGTGAGAATTGCCGTATCCTTAATGTTGCAAGCCTCAAATATACCATGTGAAAgctttttttattttcccctttattgTGCTTATACAGATTTGGATTATTACCCTAGTGTCTTATAATACTAGGCTTCCAAATATCCAACTTCAGTATGCATTTTCACATGTTGCTAAAAATTATACCGTATTTGTATTGGGGTTTAGACAGACTGTAATACATTTTGGGCTTTGAGCTTGCACACGTAACAGTAAATTTATCAAAACTCAAGAGTTGCTTAATGCACTGGGGTGACCGGTTTATAGGTATTAAAAGCATGTGGTCCTTAACTTTTTGAGCCATTGAGATAAACTCAATCTGTATGAATAACTATGGAAGataatatatatagaacattggCACTTCACTAAAACTATCTTCACAATTATAGGTGCATATGACAGTTATTTTAGATGAAATGCCTTTGTGATattcaaatttgtgttttttatgtacaGTGGAAATGGAGGCTCAAATACATACCTTTGTAACTCGATGCCTTAAATGAGCTGGCCTGGGTGTTTTGGTTTACATCTGgaagtttcttatttttaagtgaatgttAAATACCCTTCAAATGGCTCTTTGATACTCATGATATGGTAGGGCCAAAAGTTAACCTTCAGAACAGCCCACCATATCATTGACAATAAAATTTTTGCCCCAAAgttgtattttccattttaattaaaaataggagAGCCCGTGAGGGATCTTGGTCAGAATATAGAAACCAGTTTCTGTAATATTTGGTCCTTTTAGGTGTATTAATTAGGTTTTAGCTATttgattttttagaattttaacaGTATTTTGAGTCTTGCTAAAGTCTTCTGCCAAAGTTTAGGGTGCTTGtttttatttgggaaaaatatctaaagttttttttgtttttgtttttatttttaggttgCATTTACAACAAGAATTTATCATCCAAATATTAACAGTAATGGCAGCATTTGTCTCGATATTCTAAGATCACAGTG
Protein-coding regions in this window:
- the UBE2D3 gene encoding ubiquitin-conjugating enzyme E2 D3, producing MALKRINKELSDLARDPPAQCSAGPVGDDMFHWQATIMGPNDSPYQGGVFFLTIHFPTDYPFKPPKVAFTTRIYHPNINSNGSICLDILRSQWSPALTISKVLLSICSLLCDPNPDDPLVPEIARIYKTDRDKYNRISREWTQKYAM